The Culex quinquefasciatus strain JHB chromosome 2, VPISU_Cqui_1.0_pri_paternal, whole genome shotgun sequence genome contains the following window.
AGAGTGGAAAGATACGCCGCGAAGAAAGAGTGCAACAGGACTCCATCTTGACAAAGTGAAAAAGGCGACGCCATTTTGGATTCGTCCAGAATGCGTCCGAAAAAAGTGTGAAAAGTGCTAagcgacgccatcttggatgcgTCCAGAACCTTCTGAAGCCGGAAAAAGGTTCCGGAAAGAAGGCTCAAGTGAAGTGAAGTTCCGGCCAAGAGGACACAAAGTTCCCCTAAGTACCGTGATTTCAGACTTGGCTGATTTCCGTGCTTGGTTCGGACACTGGGTCCGATCGTTGGTGTCCCTCTTGTGCCGGAAACTGCCCCAAGGCGCCTGCAACAACTCCCGGGAGCGGCGCTGAGTAAGGACGCGTCGACTCCAGAGAAGAAGAAGCGGAGGTTGCAGGCAGAAGCGGAAGTTGCAGGCAGAGAAGGAAGTGAACTCCAAAGAAGAGGAGCAGAAACCTTCCGCGAAGTGGTCCGGAAGCGACAGTGAACGCAAAAAGACTTCCGCGAAAGTGGTTCCGGAAAAGGTGCGTAGAACGTTCTGGAAACTGGTTCTAGAAGTTCTGCGCAAAGTACGAGTGAAGCGGGAAGAAGAACCCCAAAGTGACAAAGTGAACGGTTCCAGCAGCCGTTCCGAGCTCAGTGCCCTGCCACTGTAGCATCGGTGGCCAAAGCGCTTTGCCCGAAGAAGCCACCGGAGAGGCTGGTGAAATCGGAGGAGGCGGCCACATCGTAGAAGATCGAGAAGCCCGGTCACAAAGAGCACTGCGTGATCCCCAGCGGAGCAGCAAGTGAAAAGGAGATGGAGCGGTTCCACGAAGTCGTCCACCAGCGTGAGCTGGCTCAAGGTAAGCTCGTATCTATTCTTGACAGCTTGAGAGATGCCACGACGCTCACATCGGCAGCGTTGAAGACGTACCAGAAAGAGGTAGAAGCCGCGTACGACGCGTACCACACGGCGTACGGGCAAATCCTTGGCATGGTTCCGTCAACCTCACGGGACGAGCATGATGAGCTTTACGACGCCTTCGATGACCTGCACACGGAGGTCCTAACGGTCATCGAAGCAGGGTTGCTTGAAGTGAGCCAGCCCACACGAAGGAGAAACACGTACACGCTTGGTGTAACACAACGACTGGACGAGAAAACGAACCTAACAACCACAAAGATCGTCGGATGTACCAACGTGATGGCCATCGACGAAACCCCGAAGAGTTCCTGGAAGCAGCTGGAAGAGCTGCTGGACAGTGATCAACTGGAGTTTACCATCCAGCATGGTGAACGGTCCGAGAACGTCAAGACTGAGCAGCCCAAGGTCATCGAGACGAACAAGATAGCTGACGTGGAGGACACGTCACAACCTGCCAAGGAGCCACCCGGACAAACCGTAACGGACAACCCGGGTCAGCAGCAAATGGCCATGACCGCCGGAAGAGAGCCGGCACAGACGTGCGACGTGTGCGGACTAGGCCAGCACAAGAGCTGGAAGTGTCCGCAATTCCTAGTGATGACAGCCCCCCAGCGGCTGATCAAGATGAAGGAGAAGCAACTCTGCTTCAATTGCCCCCGGACGGGACATACCTCGGTGCAGTGTGTGTCCACCGGAGCGTGCGCGACGTGCGAGGAGCGGCACCACACCCTGCTGCACGCCGAGTACCAGAGAAACTCAAAGCAACCGACAACAGAAACGAAGGTGGAGCAACCTGGTGCTCCACAACAAGCCGAAACGGATCAAGTGACGCCAGAGGCCAGCTGCTCTGGACAACTAGCGCCGGACGCGCTGTCAGCCATTGCGGACTTTCGAGACGAACCCTGCAGCCCAAACCCCTGCCGTGGTTTATTGATCACAAGTAAGTTCGACACACACTTGATCAAGGACACTCTGGACAGACACAACGCGAACGAGTTGGTTGACGTGGAGCAGATGCAGCCACGTTCCAACACCTCGGTGATTCCTGCGGGAGTTCAACTCGTCGACAGAGCCAACTTGGTGGCATTGCGCGAGGCGAGGCTCCGCCAGGACACAGACGGCACAACAGGAAGCAGCGCAGCACGCGGAGAAGCGGTTAGGGCTCAAGCCACGACGTTTGAGGACGAACCAGAGTTGAACAAGGACATCGAAGATCGTGGAGTTGGTGAAACCTACAAGGAAACAAGTTTAGTGAGTGGTCAAACAACACAAGGAAGGTTTTACCTGCTGTTCCAGGCGATGCTACAAACATCGAAGATAACGCTGGCTTTCCAAGTCGAGCGTTTCCAAGGAGGAGAGACAAGGTGCAGCGCCCGGCTGCAATCAACGCTCTTGACGGCGGCGCGTACAAGTACGCCGCACAAGACTGCTGCAGTTGGCACACAGCTGAGGTTTGATGAGCGTTCAAAGCATCGAGCAACTGCAGCTCCAGTGATTATGAAGAAGACGAAGAGTGGCTCTGGAAGAACCCACCCACACCAGCGGTCGGTGTGCGCCGACCCACTGACGAAGAGGACATTTGGAGCCGCTGGAGATGGTCCAGgtggaaacagaaaaagatgCCGGTTTCCGACAATCGGCTTGCAACAGGAGGTACTGAAGATCATCTCTCGAGTCATTCAGTACGAGGAATCTGAAAGGCAGCCCCAGCGACTGCTACGCAACAGGACCTGTAAGTACGACATGAAGCTAAGCATTTTTGGAAACAAGATGAACCAGGTCCGCATCAGGTTGCGGAACCGAAAGCCCCCCGAAGTAATTGATCGGAACTTGCCTGGATCTGGTCAACGAACGGCGATCGGAACTCCGACCAACACTGGACGGCAGAAGTCCGAGATCTGGATCGCTTGGAGAACACTTGCAGTTTTCCGCGGGTGGAGGATGTTCGAGCCTGAATCTGTCAGCTCgaagaaatttttggttttgatttggcaGCACTGCGCTTGCTGCGACCAAAACGAGAAAGAAGGTGGCAACCCAGCTGGCGTCGTTGCCAACAACAAAGAGAGCGCGCGCAACGAGCTGCGCGAGAAATCAAGCGTGTCAAAGCTGGCAACAACGCGCCGTTGACGACGGCTCGACAACGACATGAGAGAGAGGGAGACCAAACGATGCACGACGAAGGTGGTGCGAGAGGATTTTGGCGCGCAACGAAGAGCAGCGAGCAGAAGTGAGCGCGTCGAGACAAGTCCATCGCAAGCAGCCGAACCGGTCGGACGTAAAGTCACCTCGTCGCGATCGTCGGAAGAGACGCTAGTTTTTACCACTAAATTTAAGTTAAGTAGACGTAAATAGATTAGTGAAGAGAAAATCTagtgtttttgtttgcttgtgATAATTCCGACCCTCTCAAGCTGGTTCCCCAAGTCCGCCGGCTGTGAAGCAAAAATACAGTCCGCTCCGAACACGGGTAGCGTAACGTTTTCTGGCGTACGCAACCGCGGGTCCTCCATTGACGACCTGACGAGTTGTTTTGGTTCTAGAACGTAGACGCGCGCTCGT
Protein-coding sequences here:
- the LOC119767759 gene encoding uncharacterized protein LOC119767759, which codes for MFVASPGTAGFTNSTIFDVLVQLWFVLKRRGLSPNRFSACCAASCCAVCVLAEPRLAQCHQVGSVDELNSRRNHRGVGTWLHLLHVNQLVRVVSVQSVLDQVCVELTCDQ